Genomic window (Muntiacus reevesi chromosome X, mMunRee1.1, whole genome shotgun sequence):
aggtggactggctggatctccttgcaggccaagggactctcaagagttggagaagtccaacaccacagttcaaaagcatcaattcatcagcgcTCAGTCTCctccatggtccaactctcacatccatacatgactactggaaaaaccacagctcttagtagatggacctttgttgaaaaagtagtgtcactgctttttaatatgctttctagcttggtcatagctttttcttccaaggagcaagtgtcatttaatttcacggctgcagtcaccatctgcagtgattttggagcccaagaaaataaagtctctcactgtttacactgtttcccctctatttgccatgaactgatgggaccagatgctgtgatgttAGGTtttgaaggttgagctttaacacagcattttcactctcctctttcaccttcctcaagaggatctttagtttctctcactatctgccataagggtggtatcttctgcatatctgaggttattgatatttctccaggaaattttgattccagcttgtgctttatccagcccaggttttcacataatgtacactgcatataagttaaatcagcagggtgacaatatacagccttgatgtactcctttctcaactttcaaccagtctgttgttctatgtccggttctaactgttgcttcttgacctgcatacggatttctccggaggcaggtacgtggtctggtgttcccatctcttgaagaattttccaaagtttgttgtgatccacatagtcgaagtctttagcgtagtcaataaagcagaagtagatggacTTTCCTGtagttcaaacagtaaagaaccttcctgcgaCGTAgcagaccagggatcaatccctgtgttgagaagatcctctgaaagcgggaatggcaatccactccagtattcttggctggagaattccatggacagagaagcctggcgggctatagtctgcggggtcgcaaagagtcaggcctgactgagcaactaacacacacacagatgcttttctggatctctctcacatttctgataatccaatggatgttggcaatttgatttcttatTCCTCTGCTTCTCTAAATTCGGCTTTAACacctatatatgtataaacacacacatacacacatctgttATATCCATACACAAATCAGTGGAacacctggtaaccataaatatGTGAAGTTTAAAGCAATGTGAATGGACTTttagggtattatgctaagtgaaataagtcagatggagaaagacaaatactgtgtgatatggCAAATGACTGTGACAGTTTATGACTctatgttaagattttttttaagcccaCAGACaaataagatgaagaaaaaagtaaaagaatggatAGCCAAAGGGTTGTATTctacttcagttcagctcagtcgctcagtcatgcctgactctttgcgaccccatgaaccgcagcacgccagaccatCACCAACggcagagtttactcagactcgtgtccatcaggtcgatgatgccatccagccatctcatcctctgttgtccccttctcctcctgcccgcaattcctcccagcatcaggatcttttccaatgagtcagttctttgcatgaggtgaccaaagtattggagtttcagcttcagcatcagtccttccaatgaacacccaggactgatctcctttaggatggactggttggatctccttgcagtccaagggactctcaagagtcttctccatgtgtgcaaaataaaaaataaaacaaactccaGAATATAACAAGAAAAGATACAGTAAAGAAACTAGTGGTGATATCAGTGGGGTGAAGAAAAATGGCAGGTTAAGACCGAAGGAGTGgaataagaggtacaaactactatgttaaaataaataatgtataaatatatattataaaacataGGCAATAAAAAAgcctatatatttataatttccaGAGgagcaataaaattataaatacctATATGGTATACCTGTAACAAAAAATATTGTacctcaaatatatttcaatttcatAATTGAAATTCATATTGAATTTCATAATTCAATTtcataaaaaaaatacagacccATCTGAGGAATGCCCTGATAACTGACTCCTGGTAGAAACAACACATACTGATTTTCTTAAAATGGACAGTGCCATctttacttttagaaaataagCTTAAACAGACCTCTTCAGCATGAGAGAAATACACAGAGGTTGAGGATGTGTGTCTTGGACTCTTTGAGGACAGACAAGAATATAAATATCACTGTCCTGGAAATACCTCAAGTGTTCTCTGAGTCCTTATTTACTCTGAAGACTTAATGTCCAGATCCAACTGCGGCTTCACTGAAAATAAATATCCCTATGAGAACTGCAGAAAACCACTAAAAAAGCTCAGTTGCCATCCAGGATGTCAGAAGATGACATCCGTGGAACCACATCGTGTGATTAACCACTGTGTGATCATTATGCATTCTGCCAAGACACGTATCCTATAAAGAGTGCAACAATTCAAAACCTATCCAACAACTGGGATGCGCTCAGCTTCCCTAAAAGAAGGACCACAAGGGTCACAAGATGAAGGCTGTGCTCCTGACTCTCCTCTTTGGTGCGGTTTGTGGGGCCCAGGAAACTCCAGCTGAGATAGACCCCTCAAAGGTACGCAGAAGGAGGTGATCTAGAAGGTCTTGCTTGTTTGAGTGTGTGTTTGGCTGTTTTTGTGTACATGTAAGAGATAAGCTCATTTATATGTATGATCACATTGTATCAAGGACTGTGGTCCAGTGAGCAAAATGCAACCCTCTGTTTAACcggtcttttattttttcttcatcttatttGTCtctaggctaaaaaaaaaaaaaaaaattaacacgcTATCATTCAGAGAGTCATGACCAGTCATGAcatgttttatttcaaaaaacCCTGAACTGTACGTTTTCTGCTCCAATAGGAATCATGAATTCACGTCATGTTGTTCAACAAGGTAGCGGGGAGAACTCTGCTTAATAAGGTTGAATTTACTTCTCTTCTATGTGAAATGCAGAAGCTAAAGGTGGTGCTGGGTACTGGTGAGTAACCAAAAAGACATTGACTGATGTCTATGGAGGCCTTCCTCCTTAGATTCCAGGAGAGTGGCGTACCATCTACGCAGCTGCGGATAACAAGGAGAAGATAGTGGAAGGGGGCCCACTGAGGGGCTACTATCGCCACATTGAATGCATCGACGACTGCGAATACCTCTCCATTACATTCTATGACAAGTAAGCACGACACCCTCCCCACGATGGAAAGCAAGGAAACTGCTGATGGTGGACATGGGGTACGGGCTCCAATGTGCAGCGAAAGGCACGGGTCACGACTGCAAAGTTGAGGGTGCAAACTCGATTCAAGGGCGTCCTCAAGGGCTGGGTAATGGAGGGCGAGCAAGGAATGTcttgtctcttggtttttcagGGATGATGGCACGTGCCTGTTACTCAAAGAAGTagcaaagagaaaagaaggatATGTTTATGTCATAGAATGTGAGTATTCCAGCTTTCCCGATGGGCTGTCTTCCCCAAACTGTGGAACGTGTTCAGTCTGATAGCCTCGATTCCATCAAGGACAACTAGATGTCTGGATGGGTGGACTGTTTCCGCTACTCATTACCAATGCAATCTTGGAAGAGCCATTTAACTTTTCAGGAATCAATTCTGTCCCACAACACCAGGGTGAGGTCCAAGGGTGGAATGTGGCCATTGATGGGCTCTGGGAAAAAGCCCCAGAATGATGACTATACTTGTTCCCTGGGCATGGTGAAGTgcaaaagattatatatatatattatatatatatgtacatatatatacatataatatgtatatatgtgtgtattatatgtatatacatacacatatgtatatgtgtacatataatatatattatacatgtgtgtatatacacatacatacatatatattatgtacatatatattatgtatgtgtacatatatatgtatgtatgtgtgtgtatatatgtatatgcatatatactatatatgtatgtatttatctatgtgtatacatatatatgataattttaagattataaagactcaaaatatttttttatttcacctACATGATCAAATTtgcttaaaatgaagaaatttctTAAATGTTAAAAGTTCTTTATTAGTAACTGTAGTAAATAGAACATCATTAATTTCAAGTCCCAAAACGAGAACAGTAAAATAAGagctctgcaatgcaggagacccaggttcaatccctaggttgggaagtaccctggagaaggaaatgactatctgctctagtcttcttgcctggagaatcccatggacaggagagtctGCTGGGTGACTGGCCAAGGTTCACagatgtcagacacgactgagtgattttttgCTTCACttcaaaataagagcaaaaattttaaactaatttttacaTACACTGAAAGTGACTTTAGCATAGACTTTGATCTCCACAGTTTGTAATAACaagaaatatttctcaaatataaTATCAACACATAAGTTGAAAGGGGCACTCACATAGATTTCTATCTCTGTAGTTGACAAAAATAGGAAATGATACTCAAACGTTAATATAAACACTGTAACATTACATGAAGTGATCACATGTCCATGGGTTTCATCTTCATTGAAAACATATACAACGGAGCACTCTAATCCTGGTCTGCTGCaagtattttaatttcaactgTGGACATGCAGCCACAGAATCCAATCTGCAATCATTAAAGAGTTTATATGCCCAACGTTAGGCAACAGGCCAATGTGTACTTCTTTTGTCACTTCTTCTGCTAAGAAACAACTCTGGATTATGCAGTACCTTTCATTTTACTAagattcatttaattatttagaaTTCCTTTCTAACCATGACTGTACTTGCAAACAGGgtcacaaaattcctgaaaatgtaCCAGTCAGCTCTTGTGAGCGGGTATGAGATGGTTGAGGTTCAACTCACACTATAGTTGCAACAAGCAACTCTGCTATTGTTCACAGAAGGCTCAGTATAGAAGACTAGAAGTCTTAAAGATCTTCAAGAGAGGGGTGTGTGGAGACAGCATCCCTACTTCACTAGTTGTGTTAAAGATTCTAACAACACACCACTAGAAATGTCATTGAGACAGAGGTTACCATCAGGGAGAAAATGGATGATAGAGAGCGTGTGAAGAATAAGACACGTTCaactgaaaaggaaagaagttaATCATACTGAGGTTTGAatgtttgttcttgttttttgttgttgttgttatttttcctgTCACAGACGCGGGTGCAAATACTTTGGAACTGATTCATGTATCAGACACCATGCTGGTGACTTATGTTGAAAACTATGATGGGGAGAAGACCACAAAAATGACTGAAGGGCTTGGTAAGTCCTGTAGCTTATGCAGATGAGCTCGTATGATCAGTACTTTTATACTAAGAAGAGAGGCACAGCCACCTTACaatagggcttcactggtggctcagatgggaaaaaacccacatccaatgcaggagacctgggtttgatccctgggtaggtaagatcccatggaggtgggcataacaacccactccagtactccttcctgggaaatccccatggacagaggagcctggcgggctacagtccatgtagtagCGAAGAGCTCACAGGACTCTGACCCAGAACAGTATCTATTGCCCTTGGGGAGGAATTACAGGTCCTTTTCTTTGCTTCATGGCTACATTATTACTATTTGGTCtcttttgactgttttcctttgctttcccaCATTCTCATTTCTCTGACTAAACTTATGCTTTGACCTAAGTAtttcacagacaaaaggcaggccaGAAGCACAGTGGGTGGGGCAAGGAACACAGGGTCCTGTTCCGTCTCACGAAGATGAGTGTGGTTTTGAAACTTCCCCATCATTCCCGCACCCATTCATTTCATAAGGGTTCATGAAAACCCCGGGGATGGACTTCTAGAATGTAGACAGAGTGGACAGGAAGAGATAGAGTTGGGAGGAATTCTGAGTCTCAGACCCACCATGACCTTCTTGGATGTCCCATGAAAGACTGCATGTCACAGCGGGATGCCTAAGGGCTCGGCTGAATGATGAGCTGTTCTCTGAACTGGAATGTAATAACACGTTAACTATGTGGACTCTACCCCCCGGACATATCTGAAGGCCTGAATGCACACTCGGGCACGTCTGTAGAAAAACACCTGGAGAGCAGGGTTTAGATGATGGTGGAGGGCAGTGGTGTTGGTGAGTCTTACTGGACACTACAGGAATGAGCCAGGTGGCACTCTATAACCTATAAAGGATTCTAATGCACACGTCTTCTGCCCTGTTTGCTATGAAATCCAGGCAAAGGAACCAGCTACACTCAAGAAGAACTTCAGAAGTATCAGGAGCTGAACAGTGAAAGGGGGATTCCAACTGAAAATATAGATAATGTCATAGAAACAGGTAAAGCCCCAGACGATCACAGGTATGCAAAATGAAAGACATCACTAGAACAATCAATTCAAATTACCTATTGGCAGAGATGTCTTTAACAAGAACTGTTTTATaataatctttttatttaatttttttattagttggaggctaattacttcacaatatttcagtggcgTAATCTTTTGAAATATAGGCATGTCAGTGACCATTTTCCCCCTTATTCATTCTCTTTCACAGACACTTGTCCTCCATAAGAACAGTGAAGAGTGGTTGGGTGAGTAGAAATATGACACACACAACCTATTCTTTTCTCAGTAGGTTAACACTTTGGGGGAAGGGGGCTTACTGCTTTAAGAATGGGGTACAtacatagtggaatattactcagccaggaaagtgaaagaaataaagccatttgcagcaacatggatgaagccAGAGATGATTTTACTAAgcaaagtaactcagaaagagaaagggaaatatcatatgctatcacttccatggggaatctaaaatatgattcaAATGAACCAGTAAAAAACAGAGACAGTCTCAAACACAGACAAAAttaatggttaccaaaggggaagcagGCAAGGAGGCAAGCAGGCAAGGGGAAGTAGCCAGTGAACTATACTCAATGTCTTCTAATAACTTtaagaagaagaatgaaaataggTATACAAATACCTAAACATATCTgtaactgagggcttcccaggtgactcagagttccagaatctgcctgccaacgcaggagacacaggagacatgggttcatccctgggtcaggaagatccttggttCAGGTACCCCACGCCAGTATGCTCGTCGTgataatccaatggacagaggaatctggggaTCTATAGTCCATATGGCCAcagaagagtgggacacaacccagagagaaaacaacaacaaatgtataagtgaatcactttgctctatacctgaaactaacacaacattgaacagcaactgcatttcaataaaaattaatttttttaaaaatgggatgaAAAAACACTTCACCATGTCAAGTGTCAAAAGCTTGGGCTTCCTTAGTCTTCAGATTAGAATATCTAAACCCTGACATCGGCCTAGAACCCACAGTGAGATGCTTTACGGACAATGGAGGTGGTGTGAAGCCCTGAGCTATAAGATAGGATGACTGCTGGGCAATGCCACTGTGAATGAAAGACCCTGCAGCCATAACACATGCATGATGATAAAGGATATCACAGAAGATGCAACTGGCACAGGTCACAGAGCAGATAGGCTCCTGCATCTCAAGAGCTGTGAGTGCATAACACAGTAACTCTCAATATCAGAACTGATACCAGACAGTTCACAGCTGGTTTCACCAGGTGGTAATTCTACAGTACCCCCAGGGATACACACACAAGAGAAACTTCTGTGAAATGGGTCTGGTAGGAAAACTTCTCCACTGCTTTTCCATCAGCAACTGGctctactttttctttcataCTCTAGCCAATATCATATTAGTAATCATCAGCTCaacaacattttcctttttttcatgctTAAAGAAAAACATGGAGTAACAATGCGAGCAGCATCGAAGCACTCATGTGTCCCAATCATCCAGATGAAGATAGCAGACCTTTTCCTTGAAATCATCATTGCTTCTCTCCCAGGAAATCATGACCCTGAACCCAAGGCTTTCCAACTATGAATATCCTCTGCTGTAGCTGATGTGACTGAACTGTTCAATAAATTGATTAATGCACATACTCGTAGTGAACAAAGTTCTATGTTTTCAAATACTCAAAACATGTAAATTCAACCATGCAGAAAATTGAGTGTACAATGAAGGAGGAAATAACTCTGTTTAGGATGCATGGTGTGAATCCTGAAAGTGTTtctgcaaaatgagaaaataaacaacagaagGTAGTTTTTATATGGTGAAATGAGGTTCCTATCAGATGTCACACGAGGAAGGGAACTGGGGAGTCAGACACCTTCAAATAGAATCTCAGCTGTACTAAGTGGAGCTTGAAAACAACTCAACGATGGTGTTAAGCAGCGTTCATCTGCTGTGGGGTTGCAGGAGGTGGTAAGGTTTGCAGAATGCAGTCTTACATGGCTTCCAGGGGTTGCagtggtaaatatatatatatacatatatatatatatacatatatatatatatatatatatatatatatacacacacacacacacacacacacatatacatatataccaaaaatacttaccaatgcaggagacacaagagacgcagcttcaatccctgggtcgagaagatgcccaaaggaggaaatggaaatccaattccgtattcttttttttttaattattcatatattttgtttattcagtaAGTGttgataagatcttttctttttatttatttatttaattttaggctaattactttacattgtgTAGTGGTTTtgcaatacattgacatgattcagccatgggtgtacatttgGCCACCATTCTGAACCCCCTTTACACTTTCCTCCCCGTCCAATTCCTCAGGGTCATCACAGTGTACTAGCCCtgggcaccctgtctcatgcactggACCTGGaatggtcatctatttcacatatgataatatacatgtttcaatgctattctctcaaatcaccccactctcaccttctcccacagaatccaaaagtctgtcctttacatctgtgtctcttttgggtTTTGCATAGGgtcatcgttatcatctttctaaactccatatatatgcattaacataactgtattggtgttttcctttctgacttacttcgctctgtataataggttccagtttcatccacctcagtagaacagattcaaatgtattcttttcaatggctaataatattccatggtgtatatgtaccacagctgtcTTATCCATCCGTCTGCTGCTGAACattaaggttgcttccatgtcctggctattgtaaacagtgctacgatgaatacaggggtacacatgtctctttcaattctggtttccacggtgtgtatgcccaggagtggcattgctgggtcatacagcagttctatttccggatttttaaggaatctcacacagttctccatagtggctgcactagtttgcattcccagcagcactgtaaaagggttcccttttctctgtaccctctccagcatttattgtttgtagactttatgatggtggccattctgaatTCCGTGAGATGGttcctcactgtggtttttatttgcatttctctaataatgagtgatgttgggcatcttttcatgtgtttgctagtcatgtgcatgtcttctttggataaatatctgtttagttctttgacccattttttgattgggttgtttattcttgtggaattgagctgcaggagatgcttttatatctttgagattaattctttgtcagttacttcatttgctattattctctCCCCTTCTGAAGGCTGGCGTTtcaacttgcttatagtttccttctttgtgcaaaagctcttaagtttaattaggtcccatttgtttatttttgcttttatttccattactctaggaggtgggtcatagaggatcctgctatgatttccatcagagagtgttttgcctatgcttttCTCTAGGAgcttcatagtttctggtcttacatctagatctttagtccattttgagtttatttttgtgtatggtgttagaaactgttctagcttcattcttttccaagtggttgactagtttttccagcaccacgtgttaaagagattgtcgtttctctattgtatattcttgcctcctttgttgaagataaggtgtcataggtacgtggatttatctctgggctttctattttgttccactggtctatatttctgtctctgtgccagtatcatactatctcaatgactgtacctttgtagtagagtctgaagtcaggcaggttgattcctccagttccattcttctttctcaagattgctttggctattcgaggttttttgtatttccaaacaaactgtgaaactatttgttctcgttctctgaaaaataccatggtGGCtggatagggattgtattgaatctatagattgctttggatagtatactcattttcactatagtgattcttctgatccaagaatatggtctatttctccatctatttgtgtcctccttgatttctttcaccagtgttttatagttttctatatataggtcttttgtttctttgggtagctttattcctaaatatttcacACTTTTTGTTGCAACGGTGAATGGAGttgtttccttaaattctctttctgttttctcattgttggttTATAGGAATACaatggatttctgtgtgttaattttacattctataactttactatatttattgattagctctagaaatCTTCTGGTGGAGTACTTAGGGTtctctatgtagaggatcatgtcatctacaaacagtgagagctttacttcttcttttccaatctggattccttttatttctttttcttctctgattgctgtggtcaaaacttccaaaactatgttgaatagtagcggTGAAAGTGGGTAACCTtgacttgttcctgactttacgggaaatgctttcaatttttcaccgttgaggattatgtttgctgtgggtttatcatatatggcttttattatgttgagttatcttccttctatgcctgctttctggacgGTTTTTatgataaatggatgttgaattttgtcaaaggttttctctgcatccattgagttaatcatatggtttttatctttccacttgttaatgtggtgtatcacactgattgatttgcagatattgaagaatccttgcgtTCCTGGGATGAAGCCGACTTggttatgatgtatgatctttttaatatgttgttggattctgttggcTAGAATTTTGTTCACAGTTtttccatctatgttcatcagtgatactggcctatagttttcttctccttttcttctttttttttgatggtatctttgtctggtttaggTATCAGGGggatggtagcctcatagaatgagttcggAAGTTAACGTGCCTCTGCAACTTTCTGGAAGACTTTGAGTacgtattagctcttctctaaatttttggtagaattcggctgtgaagccatctggaccTTGGCTTTTGTTtgtgcccaccccagtattcttgcctggagaatcccatggacagaggaacctggcaggctacagtccttggagttgcaatagtcagacatgattgatcgactgagcacacacacacacatgcaacaaAAGTGAACACTGTTCACTAAAGAAAGGGCAACGATGGTGTTTACAAAGCATGGGGTCTGTGGTGTCCGACTAGGGGGAGCTCCTCTCCAGCTCAAACCCCAGAAGCAGAGGCCTTGCTGCAGATGCAGGTGCAGAGTTGCCTACAGTTCTTCGGAAAAGTTCCTCATCAGACATCTTTCAAAGTAATAGTCACTGGTTGGTGCCAACTGACGGGCAAAAGGAGCATCATGGGTCCCCCACAGGTCATGACACTGGACTAGACAAAAGACCAGGGAAAGTGTGTAAGGGAGATGGGAAAGATGAGGCACTCCACTCTGGAGAACTCTGGTAGGCTCCTGAGGATGCGGAAGGCTGGTGCGCCTGAAATGCTGTGGagtgagaggaaagagagaagagggcaCCGGTCACACAGCCTGCCAGGGCTCACTGTGAGCTGCATGCACCGTGAAGGCACGTTCCAACCACACTCTGGTCTCCAAGGCCAGGATGTTGACCTCCGCTGACTCGAGTCGTTGACAGAAAAGGCAACAGTAGTGGTTGACAACTAAGTTATACTCCCTTCGTGGATCACCGCCTAGTGTGGTGAAGGGGCTGGCATAACTCAGGGAAGCTACGAGCCGCTtcatgtagggtcacccaagacagatgggtgaGGAGCTCTGACagaacgtgatccactggaggagggagttgcaaaccactccagtactcttgatgTGAGGACCCCACGAGCTGTGTAAATTGGCAAACAGTTGTGACACTGAAATAGGACCTCAGGATGGAAGGTGTCCAATACTGCTACTAGGGAAGAGTGGAGGACAGCTACTAGCAGCCCCGGAAAGAATGAAGCTATGCTCACTAAGGTCTCAACCAAGCAAGCCAGCCTAAAGCAAGAACTAAacctaagaaacagaaaaagtaacTGAGCAGaaggacttccctaggggccagTGGttcagaacccgcctgccagtgcagcggCCGCACAGGGAATCTTGATCCTGGAAGGCCCCACAAGCTGTAACGACAACAAAGGCTACACAAGCTCTGCCTGTGCGCCAGAGCCCGAGCAAGAAAAGCATCACAGTGACAAGCCCTGAGGCCATAACTAGCAAAAGGCAGAACACAGCACGTCAGACCAAGTGTGGCTGTAAAACTGGGGGGAAAACACCCTTACAAGAAGGTTTAAGAAGAGTGACCACGGAGATACCCCACCaaaatacttcttaaaaattCTCAGGGAAACAGCTGCCATTTGAATAATGAAAACAACATAAGGAAGCAGGCAGGAAATATgaaccattaaaaaatttttatctgaaaaattattttaaaggctCTCTATCCAGTTGACAATAT
Coding sequences:
- the LOC136154440 gene encoding allergen Bos d 2-like produces the protein MKAVLLTLLFGAVCGAQETPAEIDPSKIPGEWRTIYAAADNKEKIVEGGPLRGYYRHIECIDDCEYLSITFYDKDDGTCLLLKEVAKRKEGYVYVIEYAGANTLELIHVSDTMLVTYVENYDGEKTTKMTEGLGKGTSYTQEELQKYQELNSERGIPTENIDNVIETDTCPP